TTCTTGGCACTACCATTTATCGACAATTTCGATCAGCTGAGTTCACTGATCGTGTGTGGAAGCGCGACATGCACCGATTGAAAGACTCTTCTGCAAACGCCTCGATAAACGCAATTCAATGGCCAACGGTCTGATTCGTGCGCTACGCTCGAAATCTTCGCCCATGTGCAAAAGAAGGATTTTTAACGCAATATCTATCTGAGCTATACAGCAATCCACAGGACTGCTCAAAATAATCCTTTTTCTTTTCAATTAAAAATATATCCTCGCAGCTTCTTTCCAGGTCTTTTCGGTTGCTTCAAGGTAAAATCGGGTGGAAGAGCAGTCATCGGGTCGTTACCGTTCTATCTCCTCTGAAACCGCCTTGATTTTCCCATGTAGATGATATAATAGTTATTTCACTGTCAGTGAGCAGTACATTTCTACCCTAATTGAGCGAAAGTCGAGGGTGTCCCAGATTCAAGGCGTCCAAGGGCGAAGCCGTAGTAATTTACTGCGAGCCCTTGGCAACGCAGAAAATGGGGTATCATCGGCTTTCCCGCAGGGTAAACAAAATCGAGTGGTTTTTTGGTCATTTATATTTCACTGATGCAAAAGTTGTAAACAACCCGCATGTCGCTTAAAAAAAGCTATAAATAAGGCTTTTTATATAAGTTCTCAATTTGGTTTACGCTCATTTAGGGTTCTATTATATACTCCGTGTTATGGCCAATTAAAATTTTCTAATTTTTTGTTTCTAAAATAAAAAAGGACAACATGATCATGAATCTTGAATCTTTTGTGCTAGCTTTGGAACAGGAGGTTGCCAGTTACCATACTCCTGTGGTTGACCTGATCGCAGTACAGACCCGTGATCCTTATAAAGTGCTGGTTGCGACCATGCTTTCAGCAAGGACCCGGGATGAAACCACAGCCAAAGCCTCTGCCAGGTTGTTTAAGGAAGCCCCTGATATTCATGCACTTGCCGAATTGAGCGAGGCAAAAATACGAAAATTAATCCAACCGGTTGGATTTTTTAACAATAAGGCCAGGTATCTTCACAGTCTGCCCGGCGCCCTGAAACCTTATACCGATAAGGTGCCGGATGAACTCGATGAACTGTTAAAACTGCCCGGGGTGGGGCGTAAAACAGCCAATCTGGTTTTATCGGTGGCATTTGACAAGCCCGCCATATGTGTGGACACCCATGTTCATCGAATCATGAATATCTGGGGGTTTGTGAACACCAAACATCCCGAGGCCACCGAAAAGGCTTTACGAAAAATATTACCCGTTAAATACTGGAAAAGAATTAATTCAATCCTGGTTACCTTTGGCCAGGAGCGCTGCAAACCGGTGGGTCCCCAATGCGACCGCTGTTTGTTTGAACAGGATTGTCCAAAAATCGGGGTGACTCCAAGGCGGGTGAAAAGCAAAGGCGGTGATACCATGAAGTTTATTTCCTGGAATGTGAACGGGCTTCGGGCTGTTGAAAAAAAAGGTTTTGTGGATGTGGTCAAAGGGATAGGGGCGGATATCTTTGCCGTGCAGGAAACCCGGGTTCAGTCAAACCAGCTTTCAGAGGAGCTTAAAAATATTGACGGGTATTCAAGTTATTTTGCCCAGGCCAAAAAAAAAGGTTATTCAGGGGTGGGGGTTTATACCAGACAGAAACCCCTGAGCGTCACCGTCGGTATCGGAATGGACCAATTTGACGACGAGGGTCGTGTGCTGACCCTGGAATTTGCAAATTTTTTTCTGATCAATGCATATTTTCCCAATGCCCAGCATGAGCTCAAAAGAATCGATTATAAACTGGCGTTTAACCATGCCCTGTTTGAATATGCAAAGAAATTGGCAGGTAAAAAATCAAGCATCATCTGTGGAGATTTTAACGTGGCCCATAAAGCCATTGACCTTGCCAACCCCAAAGCCAATGAAAAAAATCCCGGGTATTCCATTGAGGAGAGAAACTGGATGGACAGTTTTATCAATGCGGGGTGGGTGGACACTTTCAGGGTTTTCAATCAGAACCCGGGACAATACTCCTGGTGGAGTTATCGTTTTAATGCCAGAAGCAAAAATATCGGCTGGCGCATTGATTACTTTGTCATTGATGAAAACAGCAAATCTAGGATTCACAGTGCGGCTATTTTGAGTGATATCCTCGGTTCCGATCATTGCCCGGTACAGCTGAAACTGAAAACCGGGTTGAAATAGAGGTTTTACCTGTGAGTTTTCTTGTGTATATCTTTAAACACACAAATTTATTCATTGTATAAATCTTAAATAAAATCTATTTATTTATTGCTATTTTCTTTATTTTGCTATACTGGTAAAAATAAAGGGATGGTTTTAATTATGAAAAGACACATTGAAAAAGAATTAATCAGGTGGAAAGGCCGGAAAAATAGAAAACCACTTTTGTTGCAGGGGGCTAGGCAGGTGGGGAAGACATATGTGCTTCAGGATTTTGGCAGAAAACAGTTTGGTGGTTTTCATTATTTTGATCTTGAAGAATTAAAAAATGACCTGTCTTCTATCTTTGAAGCATCGTCTTTGAACTCAAAAGAACTGCTAAACAAGCTGGGCTTTATTGCAGGAAAATCAGTTGATATTAATAAAGATATTTTAATACTTGATGAAATTCAGTCTATTCCAAGAGCAATAACAGCGTTAA
This is a stretch of genomic DNA from Thermodesulfobacteriota bacterium. It encodes these proteins:
- a CDS encoding exodeoxyribonuclease III — its product is MNLESFVLALEQEVASYHTPVVDLIAVQTRDPYKVLVATMLSARTRDETTAKASARLFKEAPDIHALAELSEAKIRKLIQPVGFFNNKARYLHSLPGALKPYTDKVPDELDELLKLPGVGRKTANLVLSVAFDKPAICVDTHVHRIMNIWGFVNTKHPEATEKALRKILPVKYWKRINSILVTFGQERCKPVGPQCDRCLFEQDCPKIGVTPRRVKSKGGDTMKFISWNVNGLRAVEKKGFVDVVKGIGADIFAVQETRVQSNQLSEELKNIDGYSSYFAQAKKKGYSGVGVYTRQKPLSVTVGIGMDQFDDEGRVLTLEFANFFLINAYFPNAQHELKRIDYKLAFNHALFEYAKKLAGKKSSIICGDFNVAHKAIDLANPKANEKNPGYSIEERNWMDSFINAGWVDTFRVFNQNPGQYSWWSYRFNARSKNIGWRIDYFVIDENSKSRIHSAAILSDILGSDHCPVQLKLKTGLK